The following proteins are co-located in the Pyrococcus abyssi GE5 genome:
- a CDS encoding acetate--CoA ligase family protein, whose amino-acid sequence MDYFFYPKSVAIFGSFREGAIAREILRNIVEGGFEGKIIPVNPKGGTVEVAGRRFEIRKRLEEEVDVSIVVIPAKLVPGLIRELKGLTKGAVVISAGFSEVGNVDLEEELIKAAKEAGIRIIGPNCAGIFGVHGKFFGSFEVRVNPGGLALISQSGAFGGAALAMGNEENVGFSAFVSYGNAADLDESDFLRYFADDENTKVIALYIEGVKDGRKFFEALKYATSKKPVIILKAGKSESGAKAAQSHTGSLAGSYEIYKAVFKQGNAIEVEEMEELFDAAKAFEMYQSAGSRVAVITNSGGPGVLATDKLEKLGLEIARLSEETVAKLREFLPPQCSTRNPIDLIADADYERYRRTIEVVCQDENVDSLLVICVPPIFIPSEEIARAIIEAKCNKPIIVNFMAGELVKKGVELLNAHGIKNFPTPERAAKALYWLSKRKNQG is encoded by the coding sequence ATGGATTACTTCTTCTACCCGAAGAGCGTGGCAATATTTGGCTCATTCAGGGAGGGGGCAATAGCAAGGGAAATACTCAGGAATATAGTGGAGGGGGGCTTCGAGGGTAAAATAATTCCAGTGAACCCAAAAGGTGGGACCGTTGAGGTGGCTGGTAGAAGGTTTGAAATAAGGAAAAGGCTGGAGGAAGAAGTTGACGTATCCATAGTCGTAATACCCGCCAAACTCGTTCCTGGGCTCATAAGGGAATTAAAAGGACTAACGAAAGGAGCCGTTGTCATTTCTGCTGGCTTTTCAGAGGTTGGAAACGTAGATCTTGAAGAGGAGTTAATAAAAGCGGCTAAGGAAGCTGGAATAAGAATTATAGGGCCTAATTGTGCGGGAATCTTTGGAGTTCATGGTAAGTTCTTTGGCTCCTTTGAGGTTCGGGTGAATCCTGGAGGCTTGGCCTTGATAAGTCAGAGTGGGGCATTTGGAGGAGCGGCCCTAGCTATGGGGAACGAGGAGAACGTTGGCTTTTCAGCGTTCGTTAGCTATGGAAATGCCGCGGATTTAGACGAGAGCGACTTCTTGAGGTACTTCGCCGATGACGAGAACACCAAGGTCATAGCCCTGTATATTGAGGGGGTGAAAGATGGGAGGAAGTTCTTCGAGGCTTTAAAGTACGCAACTTCAAAGAAGCCCGTTATAATACTTAAGGCCGGTAAAAGCGAGAGCGGAGCTAAGGCAGCTCAAAGTCACACAGGATCCCTCGCTGGAAGCTATGAGATATATAAAGCGGTGTTCAAGCAGGGAAATGCCATTGAGGTTGAGGAAATGGAAGAGCTGTTCGATGCCGCTAAGGCGTTTGAGATGTACCAAAGCGCGGGAAGTAGGGTTGCGGTAATAACCAACTCGGGGGGCCCAGGGGTTTTGGCCACGGATAAGTTGGAAAAGTTAGGTTTGGAGATAGCTAGGCTATCTGAGGAGACCGTGGCTAAGTTAAGGGAGTTCTTACCTCCTCAGTGCTCAACTAGGAATCCGATTGACCTGATTGCGGATGCGGACTACGAAAGGTACAGAAGGACAATAGAGGTAGTTTGTCAAGACGAGAATGTTGATTCGCTATTGGTGATATGCGTCCCACCAATATTCATACCGAGCGAGGAGATAGCTAGGGCGATAATAGAGGCTAAGTGCAATAAGCCCATAATAGTGAACTTCATGGCCGGTGAGCTCGTTAAGAAAGGTGTCGAACTGCTAAATGCTCATGGAATAAAGAACTTTCCGACGCCGGAAAGGGCGGCTAAAGCTCTCTACTGGTTATCAAAGAGGAAAAATCAAGGTTAG
- a CDS encoding aminotransferase class V-fold PLP-dependent enzyme translates to MRELFPGLRRFRAYLNTAGLGLLPITVLKEVTEFLLDVIKYKEGINAVEILDPMYLEPVLSEAAKLMRTRSRNVGLSIQTTDGLKRALLALEPKKNMKIISFDLEFPTISAVVKSYAEKHNLKVEVIESKNGLYDISDVEKAIDDETFAVVFSDVQWITGQQMPTKEISEIAHEHGAWVIVDAVQSLGALQVYPEKLGVDVLVAGGEKWLLNPNMGSGIMYLSDRFLEEAKPIIGLLNTEPPVPWSDWWGDKDKDLWDILPVRGDARKLDPGTPAYLSAVALKPSLELINDVGIKKIEKEDLKLAEMVREWALEKGFNVLGDSQITLIVTGIEFEREKEIVRKLNEMGIIVSQRGAKGIHGIRVSPHLYNTKEDIEKFIEGIERFL, encoded by the coding sequence ATGAGAGAGCTTTTTCCTGGGCTTAGGAGGTTTAGGGCCTACCTAAACACCGCGGGGCTAGGGTTACTACCTATAACCGTTCTCAAGGAAGTCACCGAATTCCTGCTGGATGTAATTAAGTACAAGGAAGGAATAAACGCCGTGGAAATCCTCGATCCAATGTACTTGGAACCGGTGTTGAGCGAGGCTGCCAAGCTTATGAGAACCCGCTCGAGAAACGTTGGGCTCAGCATTCAAACTACCGACGGCCTCAAGAGGGCATTACTAGCCCTAGAACCTAAGAAAAATATGAAAATAATTTCATTTGATTTAGAATTCCCAACGATTAGTGCCGTGGTTAAGAGCTACGCGGAGAAGCACAACCTAAAAGTCGAGGTAATCGAGAGCAAGAATGGGTTATACGATATTAGCGACGTCGAGAAGGCTATAGATGACGAAACGTTTGCCGTTGTATTTAGCGATGTTCAGTGGATAACCGGCCAACAGATGCCAACGAAGGAGATAAGTGAGATAGCACATGAGCATGGAGCGTGGGTAATCGTCGATGCCGTTCAATCCCTGGGAGCCCTCCAAGTTTATCCAGAGAAGTTGGGCGTTGACGTTCTAGTTGCCGGCGGCGAAAAATGGTTGCTAAACCCGAACATGGGTAGCGGAATTATGTACCTCTCGGACAGATTCTTGGAGGAGGCCAAACCCATAATAGGGCTATTGAACACGGAACCTCCCGTTCCATGGTCGGACTGGTGGGGTGACAAGGACAAAGACCTATGGGACATCCTCCCAGTTAGGGGAGATGCAAGGAAACTCGACCCTGGAACCCCAGCGTATTTATCGGCAGTGGCCCTTAAACCCTCATTGGAGCTTATAAATGATGTGGGAATCAAGAAGATAGAGAAGGAGGACTTAAAGCTGGCGGAAATGGTTAGGGAGTGGGCCCTAGAAAAGGGATTCAATGTTCTTGGCGATTCCCAGATAACCTTAATAGTAACTGGAATTGAGTTCGAAAGGGAAAAGGAGATAGTCAGGAAACTTAACGAAATGGGAATAATAGTCTCCCAGAGGGGAGCGAAGGGAATCCATGGAATAAGGGTCTCGCCACACCTCTATAATACAAAAGAGGACATAGAAAAATTCATAGAGGGCATTGAAAGATTTCTCTAA
- the map gene encoding type II methionyl aminopeptidase, producing MDVDKLIEAGKIAKKVREEAVKLAKPGVSLLELAEKIEGRIIELGAKPAFPVNLSLNEIAAHYTPYKGDETTLKEGDYLKIDIGVHIDGYIADTAVTVRVGMEEDDLMEAAREALESAISVARAGVEIKELGRAIEDEIRKRGFNPIVNLSGHKIERYKLHAGISIPNIYRPHDNYKLREGDVFAIEPFATTGAGQVIEVPPTLIYMYVRDAPVRMVQARFLLAKIKREYKTLPFAYRWLQGEMPEGQLKLALRTLEKSGALYGYPVLREIRNGLVTQFEHTIIVEKDSVIVTTE from the coding sequence ATGGACGTAGATAAGCTCATTGAGGCCGGTAAGATAGCTAAGAAGGTTAGGGAAGAAGCCGTTAAGCTCGCTAAACCTGGGGTCTCTCTTTTAGAGTTGGCCGAAAAAATAGAGGGTAGAATTATCGAACTCGGTGCGAAGCCTGCTTTTCCCGTTAACTTGTCCCTCAATGAGATAGCCGCCCATTACACTCCATATAAGGGTGATGAGACGACGCTAAAGGAGGGGGACTACCTCAAGATAGATATTGGGGTTCACATAGATGGTTACATAGCAGACACAGCAGTTACCGTCAGGGTTGGTATGGAGGAAGATGATTTAATGGAAGCCGCTAGGGAAGCCCTAGAGAGTGCAATCTCAGTTGCAAGGGCCGGAGTTGAAATAAAAGAACTCGGGAGAGCCATAGAAGATGAAATTAGAAAGAGAGGTTTCAATCCGATAGTGAACCTTAGTGGGCACAAGATAGAGCGTTACAAGCTTCACGCCGGTATAAGTATACCGAACATCTATAGACCTCACGATAACTACAAGCTTAGAGAAGGGGATGTATTCGCCATAGAACCCTTCGCTACAACTGGAGCTGGCCAGGTTATAGAGGTTCCTCCAACCCTAATCTACATGTACGTCAGGGATGCCCCGGTTAGGATGGTTCAGGCTAGATTTTTACTGGCGAAGATAAAGAGGGAGTACAAAACCTTACCTTTCGCTTACAGATGGCTCCAGGGGGAGATGCCGGAGGGACAGTTAAAGCTGGCCCTTAGAACTCTCGAGAAGAGCGGTGCCCTCTACGGGTATCCAGTCCTAAGGGAGATAAGGAACGGTTTGGTGACGCAATTTGAGCATACGATAATAGTCGAGAAGGATTCCGTTATCGTAACCACGGAGTGA
- a CDS encoding Nif3-like dinuclear metal center hexameric protein — MEREEIVSFLDEYLSISSYPDKSSNGLQVEGKEEVERIAFAVDACLDTIAKARAFNADMLIVHHGIIWGGVSYVKGLFAKRLKALLSSEMNLYVAHIPLDVHPEVGNNVQLLKLLNLEPLEPFGEYKGIKIGYIGEFEEPKPLPMIAQILAEKLPVDYVRSYEFGLQEIKRVAVVSGAGGFAIEEASEKADLLITGEISHADYRTAEDLRVSVIAAGHYATETLGVKALMKLVREKFGVKTIFIDSPTGL, encoded by the coding sequence ATGGAAAGGGAAGAAATAGTATCTTTCCTGGATGAGTACCTCTCAATATCCTCCTACCCGGACAAGTCCAGCAACGGGCTTCAAGTTGAGGGTAAAGAAGAAGTGGAGAGGATAGCCTTTGCTGTAGATGCTTGCTTAGACACCATAGCTAAGGCGAGGGCTTTCAATGCAGATATGCTAATCGTCCATCATGGAATAATCTGGGGAGGAGTTTCCTACGTTAAGGGACTGTTCGCCAAGAGGTTGAAAGCTTTGCTGAGCTCTGAGATGAACCTCTACGTTGCTCACATCCCCTTGGACGTTCATCCCGAAGTTGGAAACAACGTTCAGCTCTTAAAGTTGCTTAATCTCGAACCCTTGGAGCCGTTTGGGGAATACAAGGGGATTAAGATAGGGTACATCGGAGAGTTTGAGGAGCCGAAGCCCTTGCCAATGATAGCCCAAATTCTGGCCGAAAAGTTACCGGTAGATTACGTTAGGAGCTACGAGTTTGGACTTCAGGAGATAAAGAGAGTTGCAGTTGTTTCTGGGGCAGGGGGCTTTGCGATAGAGGAGGCCAGTGAAAAGGCCGATCTACTAATAACGGGTGAGATAAGCCATGCTGATTATAGAACGGCTGAGGATTTAAGAGTGAGCGTAATTGCGGCTGGTCATTATGCAACAGAGACCCTCGGGGTTAAAGCTTTAATGAAGTTAGTTAGGGAGAAATTCGGTGTGAAGACGATTTTCATTGATAGCCCGACGGGCCTCTAA